One genomic window of Hydrogenobacter sp. includes the following:
- a CDS encoding formate dehydrogenase subunit delta — protein sequence MSVKDLIFMANQIGNFFEHYPFEEGVEGVVNHIKKFWHPIMREELLRYCEENGDHELIPVVRAALERLKAEYYEEKL from the coding sequence ATGAGCGTGAAAGATCTCATATTTATGGCTAATCAGATAGGCAACTTTTTTGAACACTACCCTTTTGAAGAAGGTGTGGAAGGAGTTGTTAATCACATAAAAAAGTTCTGGCATCCCATAATGAGGGAAGAGCTTTTACGCTATTGTGAAGAGAATGGTGATCATGAGCTTATACCCGTTGTACGTGCTGCACTGGAGCGCTTAAAAGCGGAATATTATGAAGAAAAGCTCTAA